One region of Corvus moneduloides isolate bCorMon1 chromosome 33, bCorMon1.pri, whole genome shotgun sequence genomic DNA includes:
- the LOC116437131 gene encoding uncharacterized protein LOC116437131, which yields MEKRPPRRPRVAGAENVAPQESSSAAEPTEVTTVQPLQPRLWSHWLGVLTSPCPVVSVPQLQDKDLKLKFLDSICTFCRDAKDSGFCKDLDAFYHNYKLGEKIQVLLQLEPKYEICTEVRRLAMLAIAGLSTLGTVLENRRKLLRLCFDSIFFLPPSGEMMSQEASLYSRTLHAMDTMLEVMVFSSPASKTSKMLQDILEVLLHYCLYDTVAVQERVMGRIRLLSHLLADSSTVQAGQTEDSGAASTHVRIPVLGKLLGHLFFKLFRKEESSLMALDILCFLFTFLSEQKCATPPAVRAQLPAYWQSEITSLLDTPSTWRVQAFGRYLRPAERTGIVLVAIEILGRSSLLDKKAPKEFLEVAMEFPELWLMDVPKVVRHIFEYCDEKITTAALSFPTLLDLMASKWPRRVVTTALKVAPIFSDKVCLWKAMFSVHQTLEEVLKELHVKFWDRQRNISQQQKSCLAFLAMLASDDVVENKVGPLYKALRLLRSPRMEMVSLVLRALLTLSERAETARKMKGLLSELLKFLWHQSGDISVMVMDIFQNVLGHLKKREASAMVVKAVQRLWHLFDAEEDFVREHSIHLFRDLLSKTAWKDKKGMKENAWKVLVRLLLHMSDQAPSVAKASTEAVLAIAKLLKWKELKQLAQMEQTWRMGECLLAKDSSRAEQFVWDSQPYLRSPQAPMREAALRFIGLAARHLTEQSEDTVAEVLWELDRLQTGDKDPAICSLAAQTSLVLKSPRKQRRSGFSLRALCCWCR from the exons ATGGAGAAGAGACCTCCAAGACGGCCCAGGGTGGCCGGGGCAGAGAATGTGGCtcctcaggagagcagctctgcagcagagcccaccGAGGTGACCACGGTGCAGCCATTGCAGCCCA GGCTCTGGTCCCACTGGCTGGGTGTTCTCACTTCACCCTGCCCCGTTGTCTCTGTTCCCCAGCTCCAAGACAAGGATCTGAAGCTCAAGTTCCTTGACAGCATCTGCACATTCTGCAGAGATGCCAAGGATTCTGGCTTCTGCAAGGACCTGGATGCTTTCTACCACAACTACAAGCTGGGAGAGAAGATCCAG gtgctgctgcaatTGGAGCCCAAGTACGAGATTTGCACGGAGGTGCGGCGGCTGGCCATGCTCGCTATTGCCGGACTGAG CACGCTGGGGACGGTGctggagaacagaagaaaactcttAAGACTCTGCTTCGACAgcatctttttccttcctccaagCGGGGAAATGATGAGCCAGGAAGCATCTCTGTATTCTCGG ACCCTGCATGCCATGGACACCATGCTGGAGGTGATGGTGttcagctctcctgcctccaaaACCAGCAAGATGCTGCAGGACATCTTGGAG GTTCTGCTGCACTACTGCCTTTATGACACCGTGGCTGTGCAGGAGAGGGTCATGGGCAGGATCAGGCTGCTGAGCCATTTGCTGGCCGACTCCTCCACTGTGCAG GCTGGCCAAACTGAGGACAGCGGTGCTGCCAGCACACACGTCCGGATCCCAGTCCTCGGGAAGCTGCTGGGCCATCTGTTTTTCAAGTTATTCAGGAAAGAAGAATCCAGCTTGATGGCCCTGGAtattctctgcttcctcttcacATTCCTCTCTGAGCAGAAAT GTGCCACACCGCCAGCGGTTcgtgcccagctcccagcataCTGGCAATCTGAGATCACCTCCCTGCTGGATACGCCCAGCACCTGGAGAGTTCAG GCCTTTGGCAGATACCTCAGGCCAGCTGAGAGGACGGGCATCGTCCTTGTGGCCATCGAGATCCTGGGCCGCTCCAGCCTCCTGGACAAGAAGGCGCCCAAGGAGTTTCTGGAGGTGGCCATGGAAttccctgagctgtggctgATGGAT GTGCCAAAAGTTGTGAGACACATCTTTGAGTACTGTGATGAGAAAATCACAACAGCCGCTCTCAGCTTTCCCACACTGCTTGACCTGATGGCCAGCAAGTGGCCTCGGCGAGTAGTCACAACAGCTCTGAAGGTCGCCCCAATATTCAG CGACAAAGTCTGTCTGTGGAAGGCCATGTTCTCCGTGCACCAGACTCTGGAGGAGGTGTTGAAGGAGCTGCACGTGAAATTCTGGGACCGGCAAAGGAACATCTCTCAGCAGCAGAAGTCCTGCCTCGCTTTCTTGGCT ATGCTGGCCTCTGATGATGTTGTAGAGAACAAAGTGGGTCCATTGTACAAAGCCTTGAGACTTCTGAGGTCGCCAAGAATGGAAATGGTCTCTCTGGTGCTCAGGGCCCTTTTGACGCTGTCGGAGAGAGCTGAGACG gcaagaaaaatgaagggcCTCCTGTCCGAGTTGCTGAAATTCCTGTGGCATCAGTCTGGGGACATTTCGGTGATGGTCATGGACATCTTCCAAAATGTGCTGGGGCACCTGAAGAAGAGAGAGGCCAGCGCCATGGTTGTGAAAGCGGTGCAGAGGCTCTGGCACCTCTTTGACGCG GAGGAAGACTTTGTGCGGGAGCACTCCATCCACCTCTTCAGAGACCTGCTGAGCAAAACGGCATGGAAGGACAAGAAGGGCATGAAGGAAAACGCCTGGAAAGTCCTGGTCCGGCTCCTGCTTCACATGAGTGACCAGGCCCCCAGCGTGGCCAAG GCATCTACAGAAGCCGTTCTGGCTATAGCAAAGCTCCTCAAGTGGAAAGAGCTCAAGCAGCTGGCGCAGATGGAGCAGACGTGGAGGATGGGCGAGTGCTTG TTGGccaaggacagcagcagggccgAACAGTTTGTGTGGGACAGCCAGCCCTACCTGCGGAGCCCTCAGGCCCCCATGCGAGAGGCGGCCCTCAGGTTCATTG ggctggctgcGCGGCACCTGACAGAGCAGAGTGAGGACACCGTGGCTGAGGTGCTCTGGG AGCTTGACAGACTGCAAACAGGAGACAAGGATCCCGCCATctgttccctggcagctcaGACCAGCTTGGTCCTGAAGTCTCCAAGGAAGCAGCGAAGATCAGGATTCTCCCTGCGTGcgctgtgctgctggtgccgCTGA